A region from the Theobroma cacao cultivar B97-61/B2 unplaced genomic scaffold, Criollo_cocoa_genome_V2, whole genome shotgun sequence genome encodes:
- the LOC18594747 gene encoding uncharacterized protein LOC18594747 isoform X3, which translates to MDSTERGILRITGGSTEAQREEEEEISKLFLQLKPCCLELLELSQNPKNQSSAIPALLHLLRSSPPSSLQPFFDYTLFPLLLLLDAAVNCRSSSKKIESNNTYIRVSDKVAEGVVECLEELCKKCHLGSVDQMVVILKKLTYAALLSPSEASEEFREGVIKCFRALLLSLHCCSSQSCLCKQSLDLPMLLETRDMQTPTGTLKHGLEQGECLLAFLQSEAASPAVGHWLSLLLKAADTEATRGHRGSANLRIEAFLTLRVLVAKKLLGWKMNIEVCTIYHLRNENQGCSSGKKIWHCKCVGTADALAFFLPGVISQFSKVLHISKTIISGAAGSVEAIDQAIRGLAEYLMIVLQDDANLSGLDMYIDTSVGHNSRNCKSTTSFLEELRQLPSKAQSKTLVENINGEAVNIVSLKTESGEKGSPDLGKGMGSLHVDRTKEWIEKTSEHVNKLLCAIFPYICVHQAKKVRHGLLASIQGLLLKCNFTLEKSKVMFLECLFVLVVDESEEFSAAAQEFMEYLFSASGKHRIEHDVAVIFSRLIEKLPTMVLGSDELLAVSHAQQLLTVIYYSGPQFLLDHLQSPVTAARFLDVFALCLSQNSAFTGSLNKLVSTRPSSIGYLPSVAELRGLHVVGDCQVLHNAASSNSSKLMDIHEIGKQHTAEDKYFELPRMPPWFVYVGGQKLYQALAGILRLVIIDGIGIFALSLGSDFASSGFLHSSLYLLLENLICSNFEVRTGSDAVLHLLSTTSGHSTVAQLVLANADYIVDSICRQLRHLDLNPHVPNVLAAMLSYIGVGYKILPLLEEPMRSVSQELEILGRHKHPDLTVPFLKAVSEIVKASKREAFPLPSQAYRDLMHVKSKISEREKKVRPEFRQGSMSGFTDEIDGSLLESEQWENILFKLNDSKRYRQTVGSIAGSCLTAAAPLLASMSQAVCLVALDIVEDGVATLAKVEEAYRHEKETKEAIEELLESCSLYQLKDTMSAADDSTVENRLLPAMNKIWPLLVVCVQQRNTVVVRRCLSAVSSVVQICGGDFFSRRFHTDGAHFWKLLSTSPFQKKPNLKERTPLRLPYRSGSVSSEDSVAETSNLKVQVALLNMIADLSQNKASASALEVVMKKVSGLVVGIACSGVIRLHDASVNAIKGLASIDPDLIWLLLADVYYSLKKKDLPSPPTSDFPGISLTLPPPSSYKEFLYVQYGGRNYGFDLDFSSVETVFKKLQTLVFSDQIYS; encoded by the exons ATGGATTCAACGGAAAGAGGAATTCTTAGAATCACCGGCGGGTCTACCGAAGCCCAacgagaagaagaagaagaaataagcAAGTTATTTTTACAGCTAAAACCCTGCTGTTTAGAGCTTCTAGAACTTTCTCAAAACCCTAAAAATCAGTCCTCCGCCATTCCTGCATTGCTCCACTTGCTTCGCTCTTCTCCGCCCAGTTCTCTCCAGCCCTTCTTCGA ctATACTTTGTTTCCGTTGCTGCTTTTGCTGGATGCAGCAGTTAATTGCAGAAGCTCATCgaagaaaattgaaagtaATAATACTTATATAAGAGTGAGTGATAAAGTAGCAGAAGGAGTGGTGGAATGTTTGGAAGAGCTCTGTAAGAAATGCCATTTGGGTTCTGTTGATCAG ATGGTCGTGATTCTGAAAAAATTGACTTATGCTGCTTTGCTTTCTCCATCTGAGGCTTCAGAAGAGTTCCGTGAAGGAGTGATCAAGTGTTTCAGAGCTCTGCTTCTGAGTTTGCATTGCTGTTCTAGTCAGTCCTGCTTGTGCAAACAAAGTCTTGATTTACCCATGCTCTTAGAAACTAGAGACATGCAGACTCCAACTGGAACTTTGAAGCATGGCTTGGAACAAGGAGAATGCTTACTTGCATTTTTGCAGTCAGAAGCAGCTTCGCCTGCTGTAGGACACTGGCTATCGCTTCTGCTCAAA GCTGCAGACACTGAGGCTACACGAGGACATCGGGGCAGTGCAAATCTGCGAATTGAAGCTTTTTTGACCCTACGTGTTCTTGTTGCTAAG AAATTATTAGGTTGGAAAATGAATATTGAGGTTTGCACCATTTATCACTTGAGAAATGAGAATCAAGGCTGTTCTAGTGGGAAAAAAATATGGCATTGCAAATGT GTTGGTACTGCTGATGCATTGGCTTTCTTCTTACCTGGTGTCATTAGCCAGTTTTCCAAAGTATTACACATCtcaaaaacaataataagTGGGGCTGCTGGAAGTGTAGAAGCTATTGACCAAGCAATTAGGGGCTTGGCTGAGTACCTTATGATAGTCCTCCAAGATGATGCCAATTTATCTGGCCTTGATATGTACATAGATACTTCTGTTGGCCATAACTCAAGGAACTGCAAATCTACAACTTCATTCTTGGAGGAGCTCCGTCAATTGCCATCGAAAGCGCAGAGCAAAACTTTGGTGGAAAATATAAATGGCGAAGCAGTCAATATTGTTAGTCTGAAGACTGAATCTGGAGAAAAAGGTAGCCCTGATCTTGGCAAGGGAATGGGATCTTTGCATGTGGATCGTACAAAAGAGTGGATTGAGAAAACATCTGAGCATGTGAACAAACTATTATGTGCAATATTTCCCTAT ATATGTGTACATCAAGCAAAAAAGGTGAGACACGGGCTTCTTGCTTCCATTCAAGGGCTGCTATTGAAGTGCAATTTCACGCTAGAAAAGAGCAAAGTGATGTTTTTG GAGTGCTTATTTGTTTTGGTTGTTGATGAGTCTGAAGAGTTTTCAGCTGCTGCCCAGGAGTTTATGGAATATTTGTTCTCAGCCTCTGGGAAACATCGCATAGAACATGATGTTGCTGTGATTTTTAGCAG GCTTATTGAAAAACTACCAACGATGGTGCTTGGGAGTGATGAGTTACTTGCGGTTTCACACGCTCAGCAATTGCTTACAGTGATATATTATTCTGGTCCTCAGTTTCTGTTGGATCACCTGCAATCTCCT GTTACAGCTGCCAGATTCTTGGATGTTTTTGCCCTCTGTTTGAGTCAGAATTCAGCTTTTACTGGTTCTCTGAACAAGCTTGTTTCAACAAGGCCGTCTTCAATAGGATACCTTCCCTCTGTTGCTGAGTTGAGAGGCTTGCATGTTGTGGGTGATTGTCAGGTCTTGCACAATGCTGCTTCATCTAATAGTTCAAAGCTAATGGATATTCATGAAATTGGAAAACAACACACAGCAgaagacaaatattttgagcTTCCACGCATGCCCCCTTGGTTTGTTTATGTTGGTGGTCAGAAGCTATACCAGGCTCTTGCTGGGATTCTTAGACTT GTTATTATTGATGGAATAGGCATCTTTGCGTTGTCCCTTGGAAGTGATTTTGCTTCCAGTGGATTCCTTCATTCATCCCTCTATCTCTTGCTCGAGAATCTTATATGTTCAAACTTTGAAGTTAGAACTGGTTCTGATGCTGTTTTACATCTTCTTTCCACTACGTCTGGCCATTCAACG GTTGCGCAATTGGTTTTGGCAAATGCAGATTATATAGTCGACTCTATATGCCGCCAATTACGGCATTTGGATCTGAACCCTCATGTGCCAAATGTGCTTGCTGCTATGCTTTCCTACATTGGAGTGGGTTATAAAATTTTGCCTCTGTTGGAGGAACCG ATGCGGTCTGTTTCGCAGGAACTTGAAATTCTTGGCAGGCATAAACACCCAGATTTAACTGTTCCCTTTTTAAAG GCTGTATCTGAAATTGTGAAGGCATCTAAGCGTGAGGCTTTTCCCCTACCCTCTCAAGCATACCGTGATCTGATGCATGTCAAGTCCAAAATATCGGAGAGGGAAAAGAAAGTTCGACCAGAATTCAGACAAGGTTCAATGTCTGGTTTCACTGATGAGATTGATGGGTCTCTATTGGAATCAG AGCAATGGGAGAATATTTTGTTCAAGTTGAATGACTCCAAAAGATATAGACAAACTGTTGGATCTATTGCTGGTTCGTGTTTAACAGCTGCAGCTCCCCTGCTGGCTTCTATGAGTCAAGCAGTGTGCTTGGTGGCGCTGGACATAGTTGAG GATGGTGTAGCAACATTAGCGAAAGTGGAAGAAGCCTACAGGCATGAGAAAGAGACTAAAGAGGCAATCGAAGAACTGCTTGAGTCATGTTCATTGTATCAGCTGAAAGATACTATGAGTGCTGCTGATGACAGTACTGTTGAGAACAGGTTGCTTCCGGCAATGAATAAAATATGGCCTCTCCTGGTTGTTTGTGTTCAACAAAGAAACACGGTG GTTGTCAGGAGATGTTTAAGTGCTGTAAGCAGTGTCGTGCAAATTTGTGGAGGAGATTTCTTTTCTCGTCGCTTCCACACTGATGGGGCCCACTTCTGGAAACTTTTAAGCACATCCCCTTTCCAAAAGAAGCCAAATTTGAAAGAACGAACCCCATTGCGACTCCCTTACAGGAGTGGAAGCGTTTCTTCAGAGGACTCCGTAGCAGAAACTTCAAACTTAAAAGTACAGGTCGCACTGCTAAATATGATTGCTGATTTGTCCCAAAACAAAGCAAGTGCTTCAGCATTGGAAGTTGTTATGAAGAAGGTCAGTGGTCTTGTTGTGGGCATAGCTTGCAGCGGAGTTATCAGGCTTCATGATGCATCAGTGAATGCGATCAAGGGACTTGCATCTATTGACCCTGATCTGATATGGCTTCTTTTAGCTGATGTTTACTAttctttgaagaagaaagactTGCCTTCACCACCAACCTCAGACTTCCCCGGGATCTCTCTAACTCTGCCACCACCTTCATCTTATAAAGAGTTCCTTTACGTGCAGTATGGAGGCCGGAATTATGGTTTTGATTTAGATTTTTCCTCTGTGGAAACtgtatttaaaaaattgcAAACTCTGGTGTTTTCTGACCAAATTTacagttaa
- the LOC18594747 gene encoding uncharacterized protein LOC18594747 isoform X1, which produces MDSTERGILRITGGSTEAQREEEEEISKLFLQLKPCCLELLELSQNPKNQSSAIPALLHLLRSSPPSSLQPFFDYTLFPLLLLLDAAVNCRSSSKKIESNNTYIRVSDKVAEGVVECLEELCKKCHLGSVDQMVVILKKLTYAALLSPSEASEEFREGVIKCFRALLLSLHCCSSQSCLCKQSLDLPMLLETRDMQTPTGTLKHGLEQGECLLAFLQSEAASPAVGHWLSLLLKAADTEATRGHRGSANLRIEAFLTLRVLVAKKLLGWKMNIEVCTIYHLRNENQGCSSGKKIWHCKCVGTADALAFFLPGVISQFSKVLHISKTIISGAAGSVEAIDQAIRGLAEYLMIVLQDDANLSGLDMYIDTSVGHNSRNCKSTTSFLEELRQLPSKAQSKTLVENINGEAVNIVSLKTESGEKGSPDLGKGMGSLHVDRTKEWIEKTSEHVNKLLCAIFPYICVHQAKKVRHGLLASIQGLLLKCNFTLEKSKVMFLECLFVLVVDESEEFSAAAQEFMEYLFSASGKHRIEHDVAVIFSRLIEKLPTMVLGSDELLAVSHAQQLLTVIYYSGPQFLLDHLQSPVTAARFLDVFALCLSQNSAFTGSLNKLVSTRPSSIGYLPSVAELRGLHVVGDCQVLHNAASSNSSKLMDIHEIGKQHTAEDKYFELPRMPPWFVYVGGQKLYQALAGILRLVGLSLMADYKNEGHLSVVADIPLGYLRKLVSEVRRKEYNKESWQSWYDRTGSGQLLRQASTAVCILNEMIFGLSDQALDVFRRIFQKSRIKRVESDEASAGGQTHKFKATLFDESVWEIAPQKGARTHFIDCIGKILHEYLCSEVWDLPVDHQTSLMQSDAEVKDITLYFFRDIAMLHQVIIDGIGIFALSLGSDFASSGFLHSSLYLLLENLICSNFEVRTGSDAVLHLLSTTSGHSTVAQLVLANADYIVDSICRQLRHLDLNPHVPNVLAAMLSYIGVGYKILPLLEEPMRSVSQELEILGRHKHPDLTVPFLKAVSEIVKASKREAFPLPSQAYRDLMHVKSKISEREKKVRPEFRQGSMSGFTDEIDGSLLESEQWENILFKLNDSKRYRQTVGSIAGSCLTAAAPLLASMSQAVCLVALDIVEDGVATLAKVEEAYRHEKETKEAIEELLESCSLYQLKDTMSAADDSTVENRLLPAMNKIWPLLVVCVQQRNTVVVRRCLSAVSSVVQICGGDFFSRRFHTDGAHFWKLLSTSPFQKKPNLKERTPLRLPYRSGSVSSEDSVAETSNLKVQVALLNMIADLSQNKASASALEVVMKKVSGLVVGIACSGVIRLHDASVNAIKGLASIDPDLIWLLLADVYYSLKKKDLPSPPTSDFPGISLTLPPPSSYKEFLYVQYGGRNYGFDLDFSSVETVFKKLQTLVFSDQIYS; this is translated from the exons ATGGATTCAACGGAAAGAGGAATTCTTAGAATCACCGGCGGGTCTACCGAAGCCCAacgagaagaagaagaagaaataagcAAGTTATTTTTACAGCTAAAACCCTGCTGTTTAGAGCTTCTAGAACTTTCTCAAAACCCTAAAAATCAGTCCTCCGCCATTCCTGCATTGCTCCACTTGCTTCGCTCTTCTCCGCCCAGTTCTCTCCAGCCCTTCTTCGA ctATACTTTGTTTCCGTTGCTGCTTTTGCTGGATGCAGCAGTTAATTGCAGAAGCTCATCgaagaaaattgaaagtaATAATACTTATATAAGAGTGAGTGATAAAGTAGCAGAAGGAGTGGTGGAATGTTTGGAAGAGCTCTGTAAGAAATGCCATTTGGGTTCTGTTGATCAG ATGGTCGTGATTCTGAAAAAATTGACTTATGCTGCTTTGCTTTCTCCATCTGAGGCTTCAGAAGAGTTCCGTGAAGGAGTGATCAAGTGTTTCAGAGCTCTGCTTCTGAGTTTGCATTGCTGTTCTAGTCAGTCCTGCTTGTGCAAACAAAGTCTTGATTTACCCATGCTCTTAGAAACTAGAGACATGCAGACTCCAACTGGAACTTTGAAGCATGGCTTGGAACAAGGAGAATGCTTACTTGCATTTTTGCAGTCAGAAGCAGCTTCGCCTGCTGTAGGACACTGGCTATCGCTTCTGCTCAAA GCTGCAGACACTGAGGCTACACGAGGACATCGGGGCAGTGCAAATCTGCGAATTGAAGCTTTTTTGACCCTACGTGTTCTTGTTGCTAAG AAATTATTAGGTTGGAAAATGAATATTGAGGTTTGCACCATTTATCACTTGAGAAATGAGAATCAAGGCTGTTCTAGTGGGAAAAAAATATGGCATTGCAAATGT GTTGGTACTGCTGATGCATTGGCTTTCTTCTTACCTGGTGTCATTAGCCAGTTTTCCAAAGTATTACACATCtcaaaaacaataataagTGGGGCTGCTGGAAGTGTAGAAGCTATTGACCAAGCAATTAGGGGCTTGGCTGAGTACCTTATGATAGTCCTCCAAGATGATGCCAATTTATCTGGCCTTGATATGTACATAGATACTTCTGTTGGCCATAACTCAAGGAACTGCAAATCTACAACTTCATTCTTGGAGGAGCTCCGTCAATTGCCATCGAAAGCGCAGAGCAAAACTTTGGTGGAAAATATAAATGGCGAAGCAGTCAATATTGTTAGTCTGAAGACTGAATCTGGAGAAAAAGGTAGCCCTGATCTTGGCAAGGGAATGGGATCTTTGCATGTGGATCGTACAAAAGAGTGGATTGAGAAAACATCTGAGCATGTGAACAAACTATTATGTGCAATATTTCCCTAT ATATGTGTACATCAAGCAAAAAAGGTGAGACACGGGCTTCTTGCTTCCATTCAAGGGCTGCTATTGAAGTGCAATTTCACGCTAGAAAAGAGCAAAGTGATGTTTTTG GAGTGCTTATTTGTTTTGGTTGTTGATGAGTCTGAAGAGTTTTCAGCTGCTGCCCAGGAGTTTATGGAATATTTGTTCTCAGCCTCTGGGAAACATCGCATAGAACATGATGTTGCTGTGATTTTTAGCAG GCTTATTGAAAAACTACCAACGATGGTGCTTGGGAGTGATGAGTTACTTGCGGTTTCACACGCTCAGCAATTGCTTACAGTGATATATTATTCTGGTCCTCAGTTTCTGTTGGATCACCTGCAATCTCCT GTTACAGCTGCCAGATTCTTGGATGTTTTTGCCCTCTGTTTGAGTCAGAATTCAGCTTTTACTGGTTCTCTGAACAAGCTTGTTTCAACAAGGCCGTCTTCAATAGGATACCTTCCCTCTGTTGCTGAGTTGAGAGGCTTGCATGTTGTGGGTGATTGTCAGGTCTTGCACAATGCTGCTTCATCTAATAGTTCAAAGCTAATGGATATTCATGAAATTGGAAAACAACACACAGCAgaagacaaatattttgagcTTCCACGCATGCCCCCTTGGTTTGTTTATGTTGGTGGTCAGAAGCTATACCAGGCTCTTGCTGGGATTCTTAGACTTGTAGGTTTATCGTTAATGGCAG ACTATAAAAATGAAGGTCATTTATCGGTTGTTGCTGATATTCCCCTGGGCTACTTGCGTAAATTGGTTTCGGAAGTTCGAAGGAAGGAATACAATAAAGAAAGCTGGCAGTCTTGGTACGATCGAACTGGTTCAGGGCAGTTACTGCGCCAGGCCAGTACTGCTGTATGTATTCTGAATGAGATGATATTTGGTCTATCGGATCAGGCACTTGATGTTTTTAGAAGAATATTTCAGAAATCGAGGATAAAAAGGGTAGAATCTGATGAAGCATCTGCTGGTGGTCAGACTCACAAATTTAAAGCCACTTTGTTTGATGAATCTGTTTGGGAAATTGCACCACAAAAGGGAGCTAGGACTCACTTCATTGATTGTATTGGGAAAATCTTACATGAATATCTGTGTTCTGAAGTTTGGGATCTTCCAGTAGATCATCAAACTTCACTAATGCAGTCTGATGCTGAAGTTAAAGATATTACCTTGTATTTCTTCCGTGACATTGCTATGTTGCACCAG GTTATTATTGATGGAATAGGCATCTTTGCGTTGTCCCTTGGAAGTGATTTTGCTTCCAGTGGATTCCTTCATTCATCCCTCTATCTCTTGCTCGAGAATCTTATATGTTCAAACTTTGAAGTTAGAACTGGTTCTGATGCTGTTTTACATCTTCTTTCCACTACGTCTGGCCATTCAACG GTTGCGCAATTGGTTTTGGCAAATGCAGATTATATAGTCGACTCTATATGCCGCCAATTACGGCATTTGGATCTGAACCCTCATGTGCCAAATGTGCTTGCTGCTATGCTTTCCTACATTGGAGTGGGTTATAAAATTTTGCCTCTGTTGGAGGAACCG ATGCGGTCTGTTTCGCAGGAACTTGAAATTCTTGGCAGGCATAAACACCCAGATTTAACTGTTCCCTTTTTAAAG GCTGTATCTGAAATTGTGAAGGCATCTAAGCGTGAGGCTTTTCCCCTACCCTCTCAAGCATACCGTGATCTGATGCATGTCAAGTCCAAAATATCGGAGAGGGAAAAGAAAGTTCGACCAGAATTCAGACAAGGTTCAATGTCTGGTTTCACTGATGAGATTGATGGGTCTCTATTGGAATCAG AGCAATGGGAGAATATTTTGTTCAAGTTGAATGACTCCAAAAGATATAGACAAACTGTTGGATCTATTGCTGGTTCGTGTTTAACAGCTGCAGCTCCCCTGCTGGCTTCTATGAGTCAAGCAGTGTGCTTGGTGGCGCTGGACATAGTTGAG GATGGTGTAGCAACATTAGCGAAAGTGGAAGAAGCCTACAGGCATGAGAAAGAGACTAAAGAGGCAATCGAAGAACTGCTTGAGTCATGTTCATTGTATCAGCTGAAAGATACTATGAGTGCTGCTGATGACAGTACTGTTGAGAACAGGTTGCTTCCGGCAATGAATAAAATATGGCCTCTCCTGGTTGTTTGTGTTCAACAAAGAAACACGGTG GTTGTCAGGAGATGTTTAAGTGCTGTAAGCAGTGTCGTGCAAATTTGTGGAGGAGATTTCTTTTCTCGTCGCTTCCACACTGATGGGGCCCACTTCTGGAAACTTTTAAGCACATCCCCTTTCCAAAAGAAGCCAAATTTGAAAGAACGAACCCCATTGCGACTCCCTTACAGGAGTGGAAGCGTTTCTTCAGAGGACTCCGTAGCAGAAACTTCAAACTTAAAAGTACAGGTCGCACTGCTAAATATGATTGCTGATTTGTCCCAAAACAAAGCAAGTGCTTCAGCATTGGAAGTTGTTATGAAGAAGGTCAGTGGTCTTGTTGTGGGCATAGCTTGCAGCGGAGTTATCAGGCTTCATGATGCATCAGTGAATGCGATCAAGGGACTTGCATCTATTGACCCTGATCTGATATGGCTTCTTTTAGCTGATGTTTACTAttctttgaagaagaaagactTGCCTTCACCACCAACCTCAGACTTCCCCGGGATCTCTCTAACTCTGCCACCACCTTCATCTTATAAAGAGTTCCTTTACGTGCAGTATGGAGGCCGGAATTATGGTTTTGATTTAGATTTTTCCTCTGTGGAAACtgtatttaaaaaattgcAAACTCTGGTGTTTTCTGACCAAATTTacagttaa